The Nocardioides pantholopis genome window below encodes:
- a CDS encoding RNB domain-containing ribonuclease, translating into MPSHRVVRVRWIEDGVAAATLRAGVARIQEELGVSPDFPPEVEEAAARAAKEPRLPDLDRTDLPFLTIDPPGARDLDQALHIERAGSGYVVHYAIADVAAFVRPGDPVDLEAGRRGETLYGADSQVPLHPPVLSQDAASLLPGQVRPALLWTITLDAEGARTDVVVERARIRSTAQLSYAQAQAAIEDGSAAETLRLLAEVGPLRLAREADRGGVSLPLPDQEVEVVGEQWRLDFRRQLPVEEWNAQISLLTGFSAAALMLHAEVGLLRTLPAPDPRDVRRLHRTAHALEVAWPAELVFPDFVRTLDPERPTHAAMLVACTRLLRGAGYAAFDGVLPAEPQHAALASEYAHVTAPLRRLGDRYAGEVCVALCAGTPVPDWVRTALPGLPGILQRSAQRAAQYERAVFDLVEAGVLHTRVGEEFLAVVIDVDDRDPRRGEVTVEDPAIEARVSAETDLTLGAEVRVRLAVADPDRRAVEFVLA; encoded by the coding sequence ATGCCCTCACACCGCGTGGTCCGGGTCCGTTGGATCGAGGACGGGGTGGCCGCGGCCACCCTGCGCGCCGGGGTCGCGCGGATTCAGGAGGAGCTCGGGGTGAGCCCCGACTTCCCGCCCGAGGTGGAGGAGGCGGCCGCCCGGGCGGCGAAGGAGCCGCGGCTGCCGGACCTGGACCGCACCGACCTGCCCTTCCTCACCATCGACCCGCCCGGCGCCCGGGACCTGGACCAGGCGCTGCACATCGAGCGCGCGGGCAGCGGCTACGTCGTCCACTACGCGATCGCCGACGTGGCGGCGTTCGTGCGGCCCGGCGACCCCGTCGACCTCGAGGCCGGGCGCCGCGGGGAGACGCTCTACGGCGCGGACTCGCAGGTGCCGCTGCACCCGCCGGTGCTCTCCCAGGACGCGGCCTCGCTGCTGCCCGGGCAGGTGCGTCCGGCCCTGCTGTGGACGATCACCCTGGACGCCGAGGGCGCCCGCACCGACGTCGTCGTCGAACGGGCCCGGATCCGCTCGACCGCGCAGCTGAGCTACGCGCAGGCGCAGGCCGCGATCGAGGACGGCTCGGCCGCGGAGACCCTGCGGCTGCTGGCCGAGGTCGGCCCGCTGCGCCTGGCCCGCGAGGCCGACCGGGGCGGGGTGTCGCTGCCGCTGCCGGACCAGGAGGTCGAGGTGGTGGGGGAGCAGTGGCGCCTGGACTTCCGCCGCCAGCTGCCCGTCGAGGAGTGGAACGCCCAGATCTCGCTGCTCACCGGCTTCAGCGCCGCCGCGCTGATGCTGCACGCCGAGGTGGGGCTGCTTCGCACGCTGCCGGCGCCGGACCCGCGTGACGTACGCCGGCTGCACCGCACCGCCCACGCGCTGGAGGTGGCGTGGCCCGCGGAGCTGGTCTTCCCCGACTTCGTGCGCACGCTGGACCCGGAGCGGCCGACCCACGCGGCGATGCTGGTGGCCTGCACCCGGCTGCTGCGCGGCGCCGGGTACGCCGCGTTCGACGGCGTGCTGCCCGCCGAGCCGCAGCACGCGGCCCTGGCCTCGGAGTACGCGCACGTGACCGCACCGCTGCGCAGGCTCGGGGACCGGTACGCCGGGGAGGTGTGCGTCGCGCTGTGCGCCGGGACCCCGGTGCCGGACTGGGTGCGCACGGCGCTGCCCGGACTCCCGGGCATCCTGCAGCGCTCCGCGCAGCGGGCCGCCCAGTACGAGCGGGCCGTGTTCGACCTGGTCGAGGCCGGGGTGCTGCACACCCGGGTCGGCGAGGAGTTCCTGGCCGTCGTCATCGACGTCGACGACCGGGACCCGCGTCGTGGCGAGGTCACGGTCGAGGACCCCGCGATCGAGGCGCGGGTCAGCGCCGAGACGGACCTGACGCTGGGTGCCGAGGTCCGGGTCCGCCTGGCGGTCGCGGACCCGGACCGGCGCGCCGTCGAGTTCGTGCTGGCCTGA
- the yaaA gene encoding peroxide stress protein YaaA encodes MLILLPPSEGKAAPRRGKPLDLDTLGLPVLTDARGAVLDALVDLCAGDPAKAADVLGVGSTQLDLVLANAGLREAPTARADAVYTGVLYDALDAASLSPAARRRLGARVAITSSLFGLVRPADRIPAYRLSGGTTLPGLGPVAAHWRGHLGPAVAEQLGGGLLVDLRSSTYAAFWRPPTELAPRVATVRVLHEADGVRKVVSHFNKATKGRIVRALLEAGADPRTPAALATALTDLGWHVETGPATPKGTQLDVVVTAL; translated from the coding sequence GTGCTGATCCTGCTTCCCCCCAGCGAGGGCAAGGCCGCTCCGCGGCGCGGCAAGCCCCTCGACCTCGACACCCTCGGCCTGCCGGTGCTGACCGACGCCCGCGGCGCCGTCCTCGACGCCCTGGTCGACCTGTGCGCCGGCGACCCGGCCAAGGCCGCCGACGTGCTGGGGGTGGGCTCCACCCAGCTCGACCTGGTCCTCGCCAACGCCGGGCTGCGCGAGGCACCGACGGCCCGCGCCGACGCGGTGTACACCGGAGTGCTCTACGACGCGCTCGACGCGGCGTCGCTCTCCCCCGCCGCCCGGCGCCGGCTCGGCGCGCGGGTCGCGATCACCTCGAGCCTGTTCGGGCTGGTCCGCCCCGCCGACCGGATCCCGGCGTACCGCCTCTCCGGCGGCACCACCCTGCCGGGACTCGGCCCGGTCGCCGCGCACTGGCGCGGGCACCTCGGGCCGGCGGTGGCCGAGCAGCTCGGTGGCGGGCTGCTGGTCGACCTGCGCTCGAGCACGTACGCCGCGTTCTGGCGGCCCCCGACGGAGCTCGCGCCGCGGGTCGCGACGGTCCGGGTGCTGCACGAGGCCGACGGGGTCCGCAAGGTCGTCAGCCACTTCAACAAGGCCACCAAGGGCAGGATCGTGCGGGCCCTGCTCGAGGCCGGCGCCGACCCGCGCACCCCGGCCGCCCTCGCCACGGCGCTGACCGACCTGGGCTGGCACGTCGAGACCGGCCCGGCCACCCCGAAGGGCACCCAGCTCGACGTGGTCGTCACCGCGCTGTAG
- a CDS encoding bifunctional RNase H/acid phosphatase, with amino-acid sequence MTSGPSRVVVEADGGSRGNPGPAAYGAVLRDADTGEVIAEDGATIGVASNNVAEYSGLVAGLRLAAEHAPEAEIEVRMDSKLVVEQMSGRWKIKHPDMAALAAQANALAPFGTTYTWVPRERNGYADRLVNQALDGKRSGVTVLADTTDEDSLIEEIESPAAAVEGEPPAAAQSRARGWSASSSEPTTLVLVRHGVTAHTIEKRFSGGLASANPGLSDEGRDQVRATAQWIAPIAEQVDAVVASPVRRTQESAEIVAEVLGAKLLLEPGFAEMEFGHWDGLTFGEVAERHPEELDAWLGSLDAAPPGGESFRVVEERVLGGLQRVLDEHAGRTVVVVSHVTPIKTLVAHAVDAPLDAVFRMELSPASVTVVSFFSGGVDGTEPRTSMRLYNALPPGNDAFANPGAW; translated from the coding sequence ATGACGTCCGGCCCCTCCCGGGTCGTCGTCGAGGCCGACGGCGGCTCGCGCGGCAACCCCGGCCCGGCGGCGTACGGCGCGGTGCTGCGCGACGCCGACACCGGCGAGGTGATCGCCGAGGACGGCGCGACGATCGGGGTCGCCAGCAACAACGTGGCCGAGTACTCCGGGCTGGTCGCGGGCCTGCGCCTCGCCGCCGAGCACGCGCCCGAGGCCGAGATCGAGGTCCGCATGGACTCCAAGCTCGTCGTCGAGCAGATGTCGGGCCGCTGGAAGATCAAGCACCCCGACATGGCCGCCCTCGCCGCGCAGGCCAACGCCCTGGCGCCGTTCGGCACGACGTACACCTGGGTGCCGCGCGAGCGCAACGGGTACGCCGACCGGCTCGTCAACCAGGCACTCGACGGCAAGCGGTCGGGCGTGACGGTCCTCGCCGACACCACCGACGAGGACTCGCTGATCGAGGAGATCGAGAGCCCGGCCGCCGCCGTCGAGGGCGAGCCGCCCGCCGCGGCGCAGTCCCGCGCCCGCGGCTGGTCGGCCAGCAGCAGCGAGCCGACCACGCTGGTGCTGGTGCGCCACGGGGTGACCGCCCACACCATCGAGAAGCGCTTCTCCGGCGGCCTGGCGAGCGCCAACCCCGGCCTGAGCGACGAGGGCCGTGACCAGGTCCGGGCCACCGCCCAGTGGATCGCGCCGATCGCCGAGCAGGTCGACGCCGTGGTCGCCTCGCCGGTACGGCGGACCCAGGAGTCGGCCGAGATCGTCGCGGAGGTGCTCGGCGCGAAGCTGCTCCTCGAGCCCGGCTTCGCCGAGATGGAGTTCGGCCACTGGGACGGGCTGACCTTCGGCGAGGTCGCCGAGCGGCACCCCGAGGAGCTCGACGCCTGGCTCGGGTCGCTGGACGCGGCGCCGCCGGGCGGCGAGTCGTTCCGGGTGGTCGAGGAGCGGGTGCTCGGCGGGCTCCAGCGGGTCCTCGACGAGCATGCCGGCCGGACCGTGGTGGTCGTCAGCCACGTCACCCCGATCAAGACACTGGTCGCGCACGCCGTGGACGCGCCGCTGGACGCGGTGTTCCGCATGGAGCTCTCGCCGGCGTCGGTCACCGTGGTGTCGTTCTTCAGCGGGGGCGTCGACGGCACCGAGCCGCGCACCTCGATGCGCCTCTACAACGCGCTGCCGCCCGGGAACGACGCGTTCGCGAACCCCGGCGCCTGGTAG
- a CDS encoding zinc ribbon domain-containing protein — MDVPSIRTEQRAQEPALKADPFAQLKLLDVQALDARADQLRHQRNRLPEIAEIASLEQERARLEDQVRDARIVVDDLTAEQTKVEADVEAVRTRRTRDRDRMDSGAISNPKDLERMSQELVSLERRIGTLEDEELEVMARLEDAERALRELRERVAAIDERLAELLASRDEKAAAIDTQLLDVEAERGPSVEAVPADLLALYDKLRTAKGGVGAAELRQRRCTGCQLGIDHAELAVIKAKPSDEVVRCEECSRILVRTPESGL; from the coding sequence GTGGACGTTCCGTCCATCCGAACAGAACAACGAGCCCAGGAGCCCGCGCTGAAAGCCGACCCGTTCGCCCAGCTCAAGCTGCTCGACGTCCAGGCGCTGGACGCCCGTGCCGACCAGCTGCGGCACCAGCGCAACCGCCTGCCCGAGATCGCCGAGATCGCGAGCCTCGAGCAGGAGCGCGCGCGGCTCGAGGACCAGGTGCGCGATGCCCGGATCGTCGTCGACGACCTGACCGCCGAGCAGACCAAGGTCGAGGCCGACGTCGAGGCCGTCCGCACCCGCCGCACCCGCGACCGCGACCGGATGGACTCCGGCGCGATCAGCAACCCCAAGGACCTGGAGCGGATGAGCCAGGAGCTGGTCTCGCTCGAGCGCCGGATCGGCACCCTCGAGGACGAGGAGCTGGAGGTCATGGCCCGCCTGGAGGACGCCGAGCGCGCCCTGCGCGAGCTCCGCGAGCGGGTGGCCGCCATCGACGAGCGGCTGGCCGAGCTGCTGGCCTCGCGCGACGAGAAGGCCGCCGCGATCGACACCCAGCTGCTCGACGTCGAGGCCGAGCGCGGCCCGTCGGTCGAGGCGGTCCCGGCGGACCTGCTGGCGCTCTACGACAAGCTGCGCACCGCCAAGGGCGGCGTCGGCGCCGCCGAGCTGCGCCAGCGCCGGTGCACCGGCTGCCAGCTGGGCATCGACCACGCCGAGCTGGCCGTGATCAAGGCCAAGCCCAGCGACGAGGTGGTGCGCTGCGAGGAGTGCTCGCGGATCCTGGTGCGCACCCCCGAGTCGGGTCTGTGA
- a CDS encoding Nif3-like dinuclear metal center hexameric protein, whose translation MPTPERTLQDVVDLLHGWYPPATAEDWDAVGLVLGDPSARVGKVMFAVDPTEAVAAEAAAWGADLLVVHHPLFLKPVHGVAATTPKGRTLATLARAGCALLTAHTNADQAAGGVSEAMAHALGLSDLAPILPTPATPLDKLTVFVPADAAQVVRATLAEAGAGRIGDYDHASFSTPGHGRFRPQPGAHPAIGEVGVPEVVEEERVEVVLERRLRSRVVAAMLRAHPYEEPAYDVLELADPGLASGGTGRIGTVPRTTLGEFADTVAAALPRTAHGVRVAGDPDRPVRRVALCGGAGDFLLDTVAGTDADVYVTSDLRHHPAAEFTERGGPALVDVAHWAAEWTWLPVVEGRLKEAWGDTVGTKVSTTCTDPWTFRPSEQNNEPRSPR comes from the coding sequence ATGCCCACCCCCGAGCGCACCCTCCAGGACGTCGTCGACCTGCTGCACGGGTGGTATCCGCCCGCCACCGCGGAGGACTGGGACGCCGTCGGGCTGGTCCTCGGGGACCCGTCGGCGCGGGTCGGCAAGGTGATGTTCGCGGTCGACCCGACCGAGGCCGTCGCCGCCGAGGCGGCCGCCTGGGGCGCGGACCTCCTCGTGGTCCACCACCCGCTGTTCCTCAAGCCCGTGCACGGGGTCGCGGCGACCACCCCCAAGGGCCGCACCCTCGCGACCCTGGCCCGCGCCGGCTGCGCGCTGCTGACCGCCCACACCAACGCCGACCAGGCCGCCGGCGGCGTCTCCGAGGCGATGGCGCACGCCCTGGGCCTCAGCGACCTGGCGCCGATCCTGCCGACGCCGGCCACGCCGCTGGACAAGCTCACGGTCTTCGTCCCCGCCGACGCCGCCCAGGTCGTGCGGGCCACCCTCGCCGAGGCCGGCGCCGGCCGGATCGGCGACTACGACCACGCCTCGTTCTCCACCCCGGGTCACGGCCGGTTCCGGCCGCAGCCCGGCGCCCACCCCGCGATCGGCGAGGTCGGCGTCCCCGAGGTGGTCGAGGAGGAGCGGGTCGAGGTCGTGCTCGAGCGCCGGCTGCGGTCCCGGGTGGTCGCGGCGATGCTGCGCGCCCACCCCTACGAGGAGCCGGCGTACGACGTCCTCGAGCTCGCCGACCCCGGCCTCGCGTCCGGCGGGACCGGTCGGATCGGCACGGTGCCCCGCACCACGCTGGGCGAGTTCGCCGACACGGTCGCCGCGGCGCTGCCCCGGACCGCGCACGGCGTGCGGGTCGCGGGTGACCCGGACCGGCCGGTGCGCCGGGTCGCGCTGTGCGGCGGCGCCGGCGACTTCCTGCTCGACACCGTGGCCGGCACCGACGCCGATGTCTACGTCACCAGCGACCTGCGTCACCACCCGGCCGCCGAGTTCACCGAGCGCGGCGGGCCCGCGCTGGTCGACGTCGCGCACTGGGCCGCGGAGTGGACCTGGCTCCCCGTGGTGGAGGGTCGGCTGAAGGAGGCCTGGGGCGATACGGTGGGCACCAAGGTCAGCACGACGTGCACCGACCCGTGGACGTTCCGTCCATCCGAACAGAACAACGAGCCCAGGAGCCCGCGCTGA
- a CDS encoding antibiotic biosynthesis monooxygenase family protein — MPVVKINAISVPPQAAEELERRFAARAHTVDSAPGFLGFQLLRPTAGEERYFVVTQWADEESFAAWRDGDARAAHSGEHGKPVASGAQLLEFDVVIDVKPTA; from the coding sequence ATGCCCGTCGTGAAGATCAACGCCATCTCGGTCCCGCCCCAGGCCGCCGAGGAGCTGGAGCGGCGCTTCGCCGCCCGCGCCCACACCGTCGACTCGGCCCCGGGCTTCCTCGGCTTCCAGCTGCTGCGCCCGACCGCCGGCGAGGAGCGCTACTTCGTCGTGACCCAGTGGGCCGACGAGGAGTCGTTCGCCGCCTGGCGCGACGGCGACGCCCGCGCCGCCCACTCCGGTGAGCACGGCAAGCCGGTCGCCTCCGGCGCCCAGCTGCTGGAGTTCGACGTCGTCATCGACGTGAAGCCCACCGCCTGA
- a CDS encoding AMP-binding protein, which produces MIVPFSVADFIDRAATVYADRVGVVDEPDQPAPSLGRLTYAELASLARRQAARLDELGIGPGERVAFVSHNSARLLAAFFGVSGFGRVLVPVNFRLRPDEVRYIVEHSGARVLLVDPELDEELAGVTAEHRFVLGDDAALYAPEGSVPEPWEPDENATACINYTSGTTARPKGVQITHRNIWVNAVTFALHAGVTDRDVYLHTLPMFHANGWGMPFAMTGLGVKQVVIRKIDGAEILRRVRDHGVTVMCAAPAVVAAVLDAAQAWEGEIPGRDRVRIIVAGAPPPTRTVARVAEELGWEFIQIYGLTETSPLLTVNRSREEWDDLTHEERAAKLVRAGAPALGVRLAVSTQEENAGEVLARSNVVLEGYWEQPDESARALADGWFHTGDGGAIGEDGYLTISDRRKDVIITGGENVSSIEVEDVLFSHPAVAEVAVIGVPSERWGETIKALVVLAEGASATETELIAWCKDQAAGYKAPTSVEFRDELARTATGKLQKFKLRAPYWEDRERQVN; this is translated from the coding sequence GTGATCGTTCCGTTCAGCGTCGCCGACTTCATCGACCGAGCCGCGACCGTGTACGCCGATCGGGTCGGGGTCGTCGACGAGCCCGACCAGCCAGCGCCGTCCCTGGGGCGGCTGACCTACGCCGAGCTGGCCTCGCTGGCGCGCCGGCAGGCGGCGCGTCTCGACGAGCTCGGGATCGGGCCGGGGGAACGGGTGGCGTTCGTCAGCCACAACAGCGCCCGGCTGCTGGCGGCGTTCTTCGGCGTCTCCGGCTTCGGGCGGGTGCTGGTCCCGGTCAACTTCCGGCTGCGCCCCGACGAGGTGCGCTACATCGTGGAGCACTCCGGGGCCCGGGTGCTGCTGGTCGACCCCGAGCTCGACGAGGAGCTGGCGGGCGTCACGGCCGAGCACCGGTTCGTGCTCGGCGACGACGCGGCGCTCTACGCGCCCGAGGGAAGCGTGCCGGAGCCGTGGGAGCCGGACGAGAACGCCACCGCCTGCATCAACTACACCTCCGGCACCACCGCCCGCCCCAAGGGCGTCCAGATCACGCACCGCAACATCTGGGTCAACGCGGTCACGTTCGCGCTGCACGCCGGCGTCACCGACCGCGACGTCTACCTGCACACGTTGCCGATGTTCCACGCGAACGGCTGGGGGATGCCGTTCGCGATGACCGGGCTGGGCGTCAAGCAGGTAGTGATCCGCAAGATCGACGGCGCCGAGATCCTGCGCCGGGTCCGCGACCACGGCGTGACGGTGATGTGCGCCGCGCCCGCCGTCGTCGCGGCGGTGCTGGACGCCGCGCAGGCGTGGGAGGGCGAGATCCCCGGCCGCGACCGGGTCCGGATCATCGTCGCCGGCGCCCCGCCGCCCACCCGCACGGTGGCCCGGGTCGCCGAGGAGCTGGGCTGGGAGTTCATCCAGATCTACGGCCTCACCGAGACCTCGCCGCTGCTCACCGTCAACCGGTCCCGGGAGGAGTGGGACGACCTCACCCACGAGGAGCGGGCCGCGAAGCTGGTGCGCGCCGGCGCGCCCGCCCTCGGCGTACGTCTGGCGGTCTCGACCCAGGAGGAGAACGCCGGGGAGGTGCTGGCCCGCTCCAACGTGGTGCTCGAGGGCTACTGGGAGCAGCCCGACGAGTCGGCGCGGGCCCTCGCCGACGGCTGGTTCCACACCGGCGACGGCGGAGCCATCGGCGAGGACGGCTACCTGACGATCAGCGACCGCCGCAAGGACGTGATCATCACCGGCGGCGAGAACGTCTCCTCGATCGAGGTCGAGGACGTGCTCTTCTCCCACCCCGCCGTCGCCGAGGTCGCGGTGATCGGGGTGCCGAGCGAGCGGTGGGGGGAGACGATCAAGGCGCTGGTGGTGCTCGCCGAGGGCGCCAGCGCCACCGAGACCGAGCTGATCGCCTGGTGCAAGGACCAGGCGGCCGGCTACAAGGCCCCGACCTCGGTGGAGTTCCGTGACGAGCTGGCCCGCACCGCCACCGGCAAGCTGCAGAAGTTCAAGCTGCGGGCGCCGTACTGGGAGGACCGGGAGCGGCAGGTGAACTGA
- a CDS encoding MDR family MFS transporter has product MTTLAAAPDAADAGATTPTNPLKPLIGLLLGMFVSMLATTVVSTSLPVILADLGGGQTAYTWVVTATLLTTAVSTPIWGKLADLFDRKLLLQLALVVFILASAAAGFAQDSEWLIACRAVQGIGAGGLGALTQIVMADIISPRERGKYMGLFGGVMALATVGGPLIGGAITDAASWRYNFYVAVPVAAVALVMIQKTLHLHPLPKRRVSIDYAGIVLLSASVSTLLIWISLVGSSFAWGSATTAWMVGGTVLGLAGFVAAELRATEPLIPLTLFRNRTFTWAVVGSLAVGVAMFGTTVFLSQYMQLARGASATASGLMTLPMMAGLFLVSSLAGRQISKTGVWKPYVLGGAVLLTIGMALMGTIEYDTNFVLVSVYMFVLGSGVGLVMQNLVLVVQNAVPSRDLGVASSGVNFFRTVGGTIGVAVLGAVLGNKVTSHMAERAGDLQTALGSLGAQGKEVAATLQNGTIPAVSSLPEPVRVIVESVYGASVADIFMVATPMALLTVLAVALLPNLPLGTQTRHEKLRDEDAAVAVAATAEAAAGQNGPEHPGDGRLRD; this is encoded by the coding sequence ATGACCACCCTCGCTGCCGCACCGGACGCAGCGGACGCCGGCGCCACCACGCCGACGAATCCCCTCAAGCCGCTGATCGGGCTGCTGCTCGGCATGTTCGTCTCGATGCTCGCCACCACCGTGGTGAGCACCTCGCTGCCGGTGATCCTCGCGGATCTCGGCGGCGGGCAGACGGCGTACACCTGGGTCGTCACCGCCACCCTGCTCACCACGGCCGTCTCCACCCCGATCTGGGGCAAGCTGGCCGACCTCTTCGACCGCAAGCTGCTGCTCCAGCTGGCGCTGGTGGTCTTCATCCTGGCCAGCGCCGCCGCCGGCTTCGCCCAGGACAGCGAGTGGCTGATCGCCTGCCGCGCCGTCCAGGGCATCGGCGCGGGCGGCCTGGGCGCGCTGACCCAGATCGTGATGGCCGACATCATCTCCCCGCGCGAGCGCGGGAAGTACATGGGGCTCTTCGGTGGCGTGATGGCGCTCGCGACCGTCGGCGGCCCGTTGATCGGCGGCGCGATCACCGACGCGGCGAGCTGGCGCTACAACTTCTACGTCGCGGTCCCGGTGGCCGCGGTCGCGCTGGTGATGATCCAGAAGACCCTGCACCTGCACCCGCTGCCGAAGCGCCGGGTCAGCATCGACTACGCCGGCATCGTGCTGCTCTCCGCCTCGGTGTCCACGCTGCTCATCTGGATCTCGCTGGTCGGCAGCTCCTTCGCCTGGGGCAGCGCCACCACCGCCTGGATGGTCGGCGGCACAGTGCTCGGCCTGGCCGGCTTCGTGGCCGCCGAGCTGCGGGCCACCGAGCCGCTGATCCCGCTGACCCTGTTCCGCAACCGGACCTTCACCTGGGCGGTCGTCGGCAGCCTCGCCGTGGGCGTCGCGATGTTCGGCACCACTGTCTTCCTCTCCCAGTACATGCAGCTGGCCCGGGGCGCCTCCGCGACCGCGTCCGGCCTGATGACCCTGCCGATGATGGCCGGGCTGTTCCTGGTCTCCTCGCTGGCGGGCCGCCAGATCAGCAAGACCGGTGTCTGGAAGCCGTACGTCCTCGGCGGCGCGGTCCTGCTCACGATCGGCATGGCCCTGATGGGCACCATCGAGTACGACACGAACTTCGTGCTGGTCTCGGTCTACATGTTCGTCCTCGGCTCGGGCGTCGGCCTGGTGATGCAGAACCTCGTGCTGGTCGTGCAGAACGCCGTGCCGTCGCGCGACCTCGGCGTCGCGAGCTCGGGCGTGAACTTCTTCCGTACCGTCGGCGGCACCATCGGCGTCGCCGTCCTCGGCGCGGTGCTCGGCAACAAGGTCACCTCCCACATGGCCGAGCGCGCCGGCGACCTGCAGACCGCCCTCGGCTCCCTCGGCGCCCAGGGCAAGGAGGTGGCGGCCACCCTCCAGAACGGCACCATCCCCGCGGTCAGCAGCCTGCCCGAGCCGGTCCGCGTCATCGTCGAGTCCGTGTACGGCGCCTCGGTGGCCGACATCTTCATGGTCGCCACGCCGATGGCCCTGCTCACCGTGCTCGCCGTCGCACTGCTGCCGAACCTGCCGCTCGGCACCCAGACCCGCCACGAGAAGCTCCGCGACGAGGACGCCGCCGTGGCGGTGGCGGCGACCGCCGAGGCCGCCGCCGGGCAGAACGGACCGGAGCACCCCGGTGACGGCCGCCTCCGGGACTGA
- a CDS encoding MarR family winged helix-turn-helix transcriptional regulator — MDPAERVGPRSPAGGLEDAVDEVERQFATLMSGARRRMRDYAALVHPDLTPLGFTILVLLRQCAPLPQSELAQQLHADKGAVSRSVTQLEDLGLVTRTPAPDDRRVALVALTEAARQSLVGITERQRGLLHDRVSAWRVAEVRQLGDLLARLNEFPPVPPAG; from the coding sequence GTGGATCCCGCCGAGCGGGTGGGGCCCCGGTCACCGGCCGGTGGCCTGGAGGACGCCGTCGACGAGGTCGAGCGCCAGTTCGCGACGCTGATGTCCGGGGCGCGCCGGCGGATGCGCGACTATGCAGCGCTGGTGCACCCGGACCTGACCCCGCTGGGGTTCACGATCCTGGTGCTGCTGCGGCAGTGCGCGCCACTGCCGCAGAGCGAGCTGGCCCAGCAGCTGCACGCCGACAAGGGCGCGGTCAGCCGCAGCGTGACCCAGCTGGAGGATCTCGGGCTGGTCACCCGGACCCCGGCCCCGGACGACCGGCGGGTGGCGCTCGTCGCGCTCACCGAGGCCGCCCGTCAGTCGCTGGTCGGCATCACCGAGCGCCAGCGGGGGCTGCTGCACGACCGGGTGTCCGCCTGGCGCGTGGCGGAGGTGCGCCAGCTCGGCGACCTGCTGGCCCGGCTCAACGAGTTCCCCCCGGTGCCGCCCGCGGGCTGA
- a CDS encoding lysophospholipid acyltransferase family protein, whose protein sequence is MGNFLKDTADDVRTVARGWRWGRRPQVPRSAEAYVPAQRSTVFPSDWSRRRPAVAAREVAQRGALEPLFRSQVRTHVEGLDILDQLEGPVIFAANHASHLDTPLVLLSLPDRWRRRTAVAAAADYFFDTWWRAVGSSLVFNTFPIDRRGGAMATTPGEVLADGWSLVIFPEGTRSRDGWTGTFRMGAAYLAHEHGVPVVPVAHRGTFAAMPRGQGWPSPGRRQLTIRFGEPLRPAEGESVRDFAPRIKDAIAQLLDEDTSTWWEAKRRAAAGRTPDPAGPQVAQWRRVWAQSESPEVERPETGPLRAWRR, encoded by the coding sequence ATGGGCAACTTCCTCAAGGACACCGCGGACGACGTCCGCACCGTCGCGCGCGGCTGGCGCTGGGGCCGGCGACCGCAGGTGCCGCGCTCGGCCGAGGCCTACGTCCCCGCCCAGCGCTCGACGGTCTTCCCGTCCGACTGGTCCCGGCGCCGGCCGGCGGTCGCGGCCCGGGAGGTCGCCCAGCGCGGGGCCCTGGAGCCGCTGTTCCGCTCCCAGGTGCGCACCCACGTCGAGGGGCTGGACATCCTGGACCAGCTCGAGGGGCCGGTCATCTTCGCCGCCAACCACGCCTCGCACCTCGACACCCCGCTGGTGCTGCTCTCGCTGCCCGACCGGTGGCGGCGGCGTACGGCGGTGGCGGCGGCGGCCGACTACTTCTTCGACACCTGGTGGCGCGCGGTCGGCTCCTCGCTGGTCTTCAACACCTTCCCGATCGACCGCCGCGGCGGGGCGATGGCCACGACTCCGGGGGAGGTGCTGGCCGACGGCTGGAGCCTGGTGATCTTCCCGGAGGGGACCCGCTCGCGCGACGGCTGGACCGGGACCTTCCGGATGGGGGCGGCCTACCTCGCCCACGAGCACGGCGTGCCGGTGGTCCCGGTCGCCCACCGCGGCACGTTTGCGGCGATGCCGCGCGGCCAGGGCTGGCCGAGCCCGGGCCGGCGCCAGCTGACGATCCGCTTCGGCGAGCCGCTGCGGCCCGCGGAGGGGGAGTCGGTGCGCGACTTCGCCCCGCGGATCAAGGACGCGATCGCGCAGCTGCTCGACGAGGACACCTCCACGTGGTGGGAGGCCAAGCGCCGGGCCGCGGCCGGGCGCACCCCCGACCCCGCTGGTCCGCAGGTCGCCCAGTGGCGGCGGGTGTGGGCCCAGTCGGAGTCGCCCGAGGTCGAGCGGCCGGAGACCGGGCCGCTGCGGGCCTGGCGGCGCTGA